In Erpetoichthys calabaricus chromosome 4, fErpCal1.3, whole genome shotgun sequence, one genomic interval encodes:
- the LOC114650937 gene encoding E3 SUMO-protein ligase ZBED1-like: protein MENKGEGSLSDLKLVAHPRAKSKVWKYFGFDTDAEGCILQWKKIYCRICMAQIAYSGNTSNLSYHLEKNHPDEFCEFVKSNTEQMREAFATAFSKLKPETSQHYVQDTIIMKPSYVYENRKHQDLTSAVIGFICEGMYPVSVVDEPTFRALLKTADPRYELPSRSYISTKAIPEKYYLVKEVIFKELADVIWCGVSADMWRSPNQNRTYITLTAHSLNNCSISSLILTTRCLKTFEVPEDNTAENITRALYEAFVEWGINGKVFSVTTNCSVDIVKACSLLDLPVHMPCFGHTVNQGIIQAFQLPKLSSLLSRCRKLVEYFQQSSVAMYMLREKQKQQNVAQCMLISDRVTWWVSTLAMLQRLKEQQFVIASVLVEDSNNHHLMLEATEWSTIEGLVDLLLPFKQAADMMTACKYPTISMVKPLLHMLLNTTLKAKDSDLKEISMAKEIITKELSSTYQQTPEIDMFLNVATFIDPRYKKLPFLSPFERAQVENRVIEEAKAMLEKWKDGCSGSEDPLHFSDEPPIKRPTTSTPPPVNNANNILSVIFCQTGSDENQEELHAQVMEELSNFKSQKVLGLNEDPLRWWSDRLALFPILPKILQKYWCVPATSIFPERLFSSSGNVLSGKRNRLAPAHVDQQVFLYENTRNGCEPEPTDEDESEWGTEQDHVLSVGDTHAMHSNMVNAKDTGFF, encoded by the coding sequence ATGGAAAATAAAGGAGAAGGTTCACTGTCGGATCTCAAATTGGTTGCTCACCCTCGAGCAAAAAGCAAAGTTTGGAAGTACTTTGGATTTGATACCGATGCTGAGGGATGTATATTGCAGTGGAAGAAGATATACTGTCGGATATGTATGGCTCAGATTGCCTACTCTGGAAACACTTCCAACTTGTCCTACCATCTTGAAAAGAATCATCCCGATGAGTTCTGTGAATTTGTGAAAAGCAATACAGAGCAAATGAGAGAAGCTTTTGCTACAGCATTCTCAAAGTTGAAGCCTGAAACGTCACAACATTATGTACAGGACACTATAATCATGAAGCCCAGCTACGTGTACGAGAACAGAAAACACCAAGATCTGACTTCTGCAGTCATTGGCTTCATATGTGAGGGAATGTATCCAGTGTCTGTGGTTGATGAGCCAACCTTTAGAGCCCTTCTGAAAACTGCAGATCCACGGTATGAACTCCCAAGCAGAAGCTACATATCAACCAAAGCCATCCCTGAAAAATACTATTTGGTCAAGGAGGTTATATTTAAAGAACTAGCAGATGTGATATGGTGTGGGGTGTCTGCCGATATGTGGAGAAGTCCCAACCAAAACCGGACATATATCACCTTAACTGCTCACTCCCTGAACAATTGCAGTATTAGCAGCCTAATATTAACAACCCGGTGCTTAAAAACGTTTGAAGTACCTGAAGATAACACTGCGGAAAACATCACACGGGCACTTTATGAAGCTTTTGTGGAGTGGGGTATCAATGGTAAAGTCTTCAGTGTTACGACCAATTGTTCTGTGGACATTGTCAAGGCTTGCTCCCTCCTTGACCTTCCTGTGCACATGCCTTGTTTTGGACATACTGTGAACCAAGGAATAATCCAAGCATTTCAGCTTCCAAAGCTAAGTTCTCTATTGAGTCGTTGTAGGAAGCTGGTGGAATATTTTCAACAGTCTTCAGTGGCAATGTATATGTtaagggaaaaacaaaaacaacagaatgTGGCACAATGCATGCTAATAAGTGACAGAGTAACTTGGTGGGTGAGCACACTTGCAATGCTTCAACGACTAAAGGAGCAACAATTTGTTATTGCTTCTGTGCTTGTAGAAGATAGCAACAACCATCACTTGATGCTTGAAGCAACTGAGTGGAGCACAATTGAGGGGCTTGTGGACTTGCTATTGCCCTTTAAGCAAGCAGCAGATATGATGACAGCATGCAAATATCCAACGATCAGCATGGTGAAACCTCTGTTGCATATGCTTTTGAACACTACATTAAAAGCTAAAGACAGTGATCTTAAAGAAATTAGCATGGCAAAGGAGATAATAACCAAAGAACTCTCTTCTACTTACCAGCAGACACCTGAAATCGACATGTTCCTCAATGTGGCAACTTTTATAGATCCTCGGTACAAAAAATTGCCATTTCTTTCCCCATTTGAGCGAGCTCAAGTAGAGAATCGAGTTATTGAAGAGGCAAAGGCTATGTTAGaaaaatggaaagatggatgTTCTGGGTCTGAAGACCCACTTCATTTCTCAGACGAACCTCCAATTAAAAGACCGACAACCTCAACTCCACCTCCTGTCAATAATGCCAACAACATTCTGTCTGTTATCTTTTGCCAGACAGGCTCTGATGAGAACCAGGAAGAGCTGCACGCTCAGGTAATGGAGGAACTGAGCAACTTTAAATCTCAGAAGGTTCTTGGACTCAATGAGGATCCTCTGAGATGGTGGTCTGACCGTTTAGCCTTATTTCCCATTTTACCAAAGATTCTTCAGAAGTACTGGTGTGTTCCAGCCACAAGCATCTTCCCCGAGAGACTTTTCAGCTCTTCTGGTAATGTTTTAAGTGGGAAGAGAAACCGGCTTGCTCCTGCACATGTGGaccaacaagtttttttgtatgaaaacacTCGGAATGGATGTGAGCCTGAGCCTACTGATGAGGACGAGAGTGAGTGGGGTACGGAACAGGACCATGTGCTGAGTGTAGGTGACACACATGCTATGCATTCTAATATGGTTAACGCAAAAGACACTGGCTTCTTTTGA